The following are encoded together in the Streptomyces rapamycinicus NRRL 5491 genome:
- a CDS encoding rhodanese-like domain-containing protein, producing the protein MHFAQLPQVEAAAVPAEGLLLDVREDDEWAAGHVEGALHIPMGQVVARFGELTAAVGEGHRVHVMCRVGGRSAQVTQYLVAQGLDAVNVDGGMLAWDAAGRPMVSGPDGTAEGAFVL; encoded by the coding sequence ATGCATTTTGCCCAGCTTCCCCAGGTGGAGGCGGCGGCGGTACCGGCCGAAGGCCTTCTGCTGGACGTCCGGGAGGACGACGAGTGGGCGGCCGGGCATGTCGAGGGCGCGCTGCACATCCCGATGGGCCAGGTCGTGGCGCGGTTCGGCGAGCTGACCGCGGCGGTCGGCGAGGGGCACCGGGTGCATGTGATGTGCCGGGTCGGCGGCCGCTCCGCGCAGGTGACGCAGTATCTGGTCGCTCAGGGGCTGGACGCGGTGAACGTGGACGGCGGGATGCTCGCCTGGGACGCGGCGGGCCGCCCGATGGTGAGCGGCCCCGACGGCACCGCCGAAGGGGCCTTTGTGCTCTAG
- a CDS encoding DUF2252 domain-containing protein, which yields MTDDRSVEGDGGVEDGRAGAGGRGDGGERAPGGGDGAGLASRRVPPVPGFAVWHGEGPSPRQRGKALRQSVPRSAHAEPPRDTGRPDPVAAVERSNAGRLPELTPIRVGRMAANPFSFLRGAAGLMAYDLTTTPVTGIGAQLCGDAHAANFGIYGDARGGLIIDLNDFDETVHGPWEWDVKRLAVSLVLAGREAGADEDTCRAAAQDAVGAYRRTVRLLAKLPATEAWNAIADEELVSHTDARDLVGTLERISEKARRNTSARYAARATEPVPGEEGAAGRPEARRFVDAPPVLRRVPDEEAAAVASSLAGYLGTLPEDRLPLLSRYEVHDVAFRVVGTGSVGTRSYVVLLLDHRGEPLVLQVKEARSSALLPHLAKAGFEVPDVTHEGRRVVLGQKRMQVVSDILLGWTTVRGRHYQVRQFRNRKGSVDPAALAADQMDDYGRMTGALLARAHSHSADPRMLAGYCGKGEELDEAVAAFAVAYADRTEADHSALVMAVRNGRIAAEMGV from the coding sequence ATGACGGACGACCGGAGCGTTGAGGGCGACGGCGGCGTTGAGGACGGCCGAGCCGGAGCGGGCGGCCGGGGCGACGGCGGCGAGCGGGCGCCGGGCGGTGGGGATGGAGCGGGCTTGGCGTCCCGGCGGGTGCCGCCGGTTCCGGGCTTCGCCGTGTGGCACGGTGAGGGGCCCTCGCCCCGGCAGCGGGGCAAGGCGCTGCGCCAGAGCGTGCCGCGCTCGGCGCATGCCGAGCCGCCGAGGGACACCGGGCGGCCGGATCCGGTGGCGGCGGTCGAGCGGTCCAACGCCGGGCGGCTGCCGGAGCTCACCCCGATCCGGGTCGGGCGGATGGCCGCGAACCCCTTCTCATTTCTGCGCGGGGCCGCCGGGCTGATGGCGTACGACCTCACGACCACGCCGGTGACCGGTATCGGGGCCCAGCTGTGCGGCGACGCGCACGCCGCCAACTTCGGGATCTACGGAGATGCGCGCGGTGGCCTGATCATCGATCTCAACGACTTCGACGAGACCGTCCACGGCCCGTGGGAGTGGGATGTGAAGCGGCTCGCGGTCTCGCTGGTGCTGGCCGGCCGGGAGGCGGGGGCCGACGAGGACACCTGCCGGGCGGCCGCCCAGGACGCGGTGGGCGCCTATCGGCGCACGGTGCGGCTGCTGGCCAAGCTCCCGGCGACGGAGGCGTGGAACGCGATCGCGGACGAGGAATTGGTCTCCCACACGGACGCCAGGGATCTGGTGGGCACGCTGGAGCGGATCTCCGAGAAGGCCCGGCGGAACACCAGCGCGCGGTACGCCGCCCGGGCCACCGAACCCGTGCCGGGCGAGGAGGGGGCAGCCGGCCGGCCGGAGGCCCGGCGCTTCGTGGACGCGCCGCCGGTGCTGCGGAGGGTGCCGGACGAGGAGGCGGCGGCGGTGGCCTCGTCGCTCGCCGGGTATCTGGGCACGCTGCCGGAGGACCGGCTGCCGCTGCTCTCGCGGTACGAGGTGCACGATGTGGCGTTCCGGGTCGTCGGCACGGGGAGTGTGGGCACCCGCTCCTATGTGGTGCTGCTGCTCGACCACCGGGGCGAGCCGCTGGTGCTCCAGGTGAAGGAGGCGCGCTCGTCCGCGTTGCTGCCGCATCTGGCGAAGGCCGGCTTCGAGGTGCCGGATGTCACACACGAGGGGCGGCGGGTGGTGCTCGGCCAGAAGCGGATGCAGGTGGTCAGCGACATCCTGCTGGGGTGGACCACGGTGCGGGGGCGGCATTACCAGGTGCGCCAGTTCCGCAATCGCAAGGGAAGCGTGGACCCGGCGGCCCTGGCCGCGGATCAGATGGACGACTACGGGCGGATGACCGGGGCCCTGCTGGCCCGGGCGCACTCCCACAGCGCGGACCCCCGGATGCTGGCCGGTTACTGCGGCAAGGGGGAGGAGCTGGACGAGGCGGTGGCCGCCTTCGCGGTGGCGTACGCGGATCGCACGGAAGCGGATCACTCCGCGCTGGTCATGGCGGTGCGCAATGGACGGATAGCGGCCGAGATGGGGGTGTGA
- a CDS encoding winged helix-turn-helix transcriptional regulator, translating to MAKDRGDHSEQACKQVDGEMTRFFELFGKRWTGLIVAVLTEQGAYFADLRRAIPGISERMLSDRLTELTTAGLVVREVDAGPPLRVAYRLTDAGNALEPALKELSRWAENHLPSGGEECPKQFRG from the coding sequence ATGGCGAAGGATCGTGGGGACCACAGCGAGCAGGCCTGCAAGCAGGTCGACGGCGAGATGACGCGGTTCTTCGAGCTGTTCGGCAAGCGATGGACGGGCCTGATCGTGGCCGTGCTGACGGAGCAGGGGGCGTACTTCGCCGACCTGCGGCGGGCCATTCCGGGCATCAGCGAGCGGATGCTGTCGGACCGGCTCACCGAGCTCACCACGGCGGGCCTGGTGGTGCGCGAGGTCGACGCCGGGCCGCCGCTGCGGGTGGCCTACCGGCTGACGGACGCGGGGAATGCGCTGGAGCCCGCGCTGAAGGAGCTGTCGCGGTGGGCGGAGAACCACCTGCCCTCGGGCGGCGAGGAGTGCCCGAAGCAGTTCCGGGGCTGA
- a CDS encoding FMN-dependent NADH-azoreductase, giving the protein MPTLLHLDTSVFPGEASASRSVTATFRKEWEAQHPNGTVIYRDLATEPLPHLDGLAAAAGFAAPDQRSPEQHAAFALRETLAGELEQADVVLIGAPMYNFTIPSTLKAWLDHVIIMGRTAGAEETTTSGTPTIVVASRGGGYGPGTPRESFEFVTNYLGKALGDGLGLDVTFVVPELTLARSNPAMADLVELSDASKAKAHEDVAAKAKELATRFAAA; this is encoded by the coding sequence ATGCCGACTCTTCTGCACCTCGACACCTCCGTCTTCCCCGGCGAAGCCTCCGCTTCCCGCTCGGTCACGGCCACCTTCCGCAAGGAATGGGAAGCCCAGCACCCGAACGGCACGGTGATCTATCGCGACCTGGCCACCGAGCCGCTGCCGCACCTGGACGGCCTCGCGGCCGCCGCCGGTTTCGCCGCTCCCGACCAGCGCTCCCCCGAGCAGCACGCCGCCTTCGCCCTGCGGGAGACCCTTGCCGGCGAGCTCGAGCAGGCCGACGTGGTCCTGATCGGCGCCCCCATGTACAACTTCACGATTCCCTCCACCCTCAAGGCGTGGCTGGACCACGTGATCATCATGGGCCGCACCGCGGGCGCCGAGGAGACCACCACCTCCGGCACCCCGACGATCGTCGTCGCCAGCCGCGGCGGCGGTTACGGCCCGGGCACCCCGCGGGAGAGCTTCGAGTTCGTGACGAACTACCTCGGGAAGGCCCTGGGCGACGGCCTCGGCCTCGATGTCACCTTCGTCGTGCCGGAACTCACGTTGGCCCGCAGCAATCCGGCCATGGCCGACCTGGTCGAGCTCTCGGACGCCTCCAAGGCGAAGGCCCATGAGGACGTCGCGGCGAAGGCCAAGGAGCTCGCCACGCGCTTCGCCGCCGCCTGA
- a CDS encoding FhaA domain-containing protein, with the protein MGVLKRFEQRLEGLVNGTFAKVFKSEVQPVEIAGALQRECDNNATIWNRDRTVVPNDFIVELSAPDYERLSPYSGQLGDELAGMVRDYAKQQRYTFMGGIKVHLQKAEDLDTGLYRVRSRTLASSESQSPEQAPGRAGAGAAPQQRPGGYGYPAQPAGAPPMPSAPPGARPAPRGGGAAAGVGAQPQGQTRRWIEINGTRHQISRPTLVLGRSTDADVRIDDPGVSRRHCEIRVGTPPTIQDLGSTNGIVVDGQHTTRATLRDGSRIVVGSTTIVYRQAEG; encoded by the coding sequence GTGGGAGTACTGAAACGCTTCGAGCAGCGTCTCGAGGGCCTCGTGAACGGCACCTTCGCCAAGGTGTTCAAGTCCGAGGTCCAGCCGGTCGAGATCGCCGGCGCGCTCCAGCGCGAGTGCGACAACAACGCCACGATCTGGAACCGCGACCGGACGGTCGTCCCCAACGACTTCATCGTCGAGCTGAGCGCGCCCGACTACGAGCGGCTCAGCCCGTATTCCGGACAGCTCGGCGACGAGCTGGCCGGTATGGTCCGCGACTACGCCAAGCAGCAGCGATACACCTTCATGGGCGGCATCAAGGTGCATCTGCAGAAGGCCGAGGACCTCGACACCGGCCTGTACCGGGTGCGCAGCCGGACCCTGGCCTCCAGCGAGTCCCAGAGCCCGGAGCAGGCGCCGGGCCGCGCCGGAGCAGGCGCGGCCCCGCAGCAGCGTCCCGGCGGTTACGGCTACCCCGCCCAGCCCGCCGGTGCCCCTCCGATGCCGTCCGCGCCCCCCGGCGCCCGTCCGGCGCCCCGCGGCGGCGGAGCGGCGGCCGGCGTCGGAGCCCAGCCGCAGGGTCAGACCCGCCGCTGGATCGAGATCAACGGAACCCGCCACCAGATCTCCCGGCCCACGCTCGTCCTGGGCCGCTCCACCGACGCTGACGTGCGGATCGACGATCCCGGTGTCTCCCGCAGACACTGCGAGATCCGGGTCGGAACCCCACCGACCATCCAGGATCTCGGGTCGACGAACGGCATCGTGGTGGACGGACAGCACACCACGCGCGCTACGCTCCGCGACGGCTCGCGGATCGTCGTGGGCAGCACCACCATCGTTTACCGGCAAGCCGAAGGGTGA
- a CDS encoding FHA domain-containing protein FhaB/FipA: MSELTLTVMRLGFLAVLWLFVIVAVQVIRSDLFGTRVTQRGSARRGAPDRPQAQQQQQRQQSAPPPQRQQSGGRRGRGAPTKLVVSEGTLTGTTVALQGQTITLGRAHDSTIVLDDDYASSRHARIYPDRDGQWIVEDLGSTNGTYLDRTRLTTPTPIPLGAPIRIGKTVIELRK, encoded by the coding sequence ATGTCAGAGCTGACCCTCACGGTCATGCGGTTGGGTTTCCTCGCCGTACTGTGGCTGTTCGTCATCGTGGCCGTCCAGGTCATCCGCAGCGACCTGTTCGGGACCCGCGTGACCCAGCGCGGTTCGGCGCGGCGCGGCGCCCCCGACCGGCCGCAAGCGCAGCAACAGCAGCAGCGGCAGCAGAGCGCGCCGCCGCCGCAGCGCCAGCAGTCCGGGGGCCGCCGCGGCCGCGGTGCCCCCACCAAGCTGGTGGTCTCCGAGGGCACGCTCACCGGCACCACGGTCGCCCTGCAGGGGCAGACCATCACCCTCGGCCGTGCGCACGATTCAACAATCGTGCTGGACGACGACTACGCCTCCAGCCGGCATGCCAGGATCTACCCGGACCGTGACGGCCAGTGGATCGTCGAGGACCTCGGGTCCACCAACGGCACCTATCTGGACCGGACCCGACTCACCACACCGACACCGATTCCGCTGGGTGCGCCGATCCGTATCGGCAAGACCGTCATCGAGCTGCGGAAGTAG
- a CDS encoding PP2C family protein-serine/threonine phosphatase, with amino-acid sequence MSLSLRFAAGSHKGMIREGNEDSGYAGPRLLAIADGMGGQAAGEVASSEVISTLVQLDDDVPGSDILTSLGTAVQRANDQLRVMVEEDPQLEGMGTTLTALLWTGQRLGLVHVGDSRAYLLRDGVLTQITQDHTWVQRLVDEGRITEEEAGTHPQRSLLMRALGSGDHVEPDLSIREVRAGDRYLICSDGLSGVVSHQTLEDTLANYQGPHETVQDLIQLALRGGGPDNITCIVADVLDVDGADTLAAQLNDTPVIVGAVAENQIPLGDGGAAHNTPAGRAAELGRSVPPQQGDAHGGFGPPGSGDPAIGGMPQGSYGDYADGDLSKKSGRKTWAKRSLFIVLGLAVIGGGLYGGYRWTQTQYYVGSNDGHVAIYQGISQDLAWIKLNKVHEDHREIELKYLPADQRGRVEDTITVSGLDQARDKTKDLATLASACKKADAQEKAEESQKDLTGGDKGKGDKAPSGGASSSADPSSSGKPGDQKNENQLGTNAAKATSKPTPTTSPTPKPGPTLSEEEKKLVPQCSSTQQ; translated from the coding sequence ATGAGTCTGTCACTGCGTTTCGCGGCCGGATCGCACAAGGGCATGATCCGGGAGGGCAACGAGGACTCCGGCTACGCCGGTCCCCGGCTGCTCGCGATCGCCGACGGCATGGGTGGCCAGGCCGCCGGCGAGGTCGCCAGCTCCGAGGTGATCTCCACCCTCGTCCAGCTCGACGACGACGTCCCGGGCTCGGACATCCTCACGTCCCTCGGCACCGCCGTGCAGCGGGCCAATGACCAGCTGCGCGTCATGGTCGAGGAGGACCCGCAGCTGGAGGGCATGGGCACCACGCTCACCGCCCTGCTGTGGACCGGCCAGCGGCTCGGTCTGGTGCACGTCGGCGACTCGCGCGCGTATCTGCTGCGCGACGGGGTGCTCACCCAGATCACCCAGGACCACACCTGGGTGCAGCGCCTGGTCGACGAGGGCCGGATCACCGAGGAGGAGGCGGGCACCCACCCGCAGCGCTCCCTGCTGATGCGCGCGCTGGGCAGCGGCGACCACGTCGAGCCCGATCTGTCCATCCGCGAGGTCCGGGCCGGTGACCGCTATCTGATCTGCTCCGACGGCCTGTCCGGCGTCGTGAGCCACCAGACCCTCGAGGACACCCTCGCCAACTACCAGGGCCCGCACGAGACCGTGCAGGACCTGATCCAGCTCGCGCTGCGCGGCGGCGGCCCCGACAACATCACCTGCATCGTCGCCGACGTCCTGGACGTCGACGGCGCCGACACCCTCGCCGCCCAGCTCAACGACACCCCCGTGATCGTGGGCGCGGTCGCCGAGAACCAGATCCCGCTCGGGGACGGCGGCGCCGCGCACAACACCCCCGCGGGCCGGGCCGCCGAGCTCGGCCGGTCCGTACCGCCGCAGCAGGGCGACGCGCACGGCGGCTTCGGACCGCCCGGCAGCGGCGATCCGGCCATCGGCGGTATGCCGCAGGGCAGTTACGGCGACTACGCCGACGGCGACCTCAGCAAGAAGAGCGGCCGCAAGACATGGGCCAAGCGGTCGCTCTTCATCGTGCTCGGCCTCGCCGTGATCGGTGGCGGCCTCTACGGCGGCTATCGCTGGACCCAGACGCAGTACTACGTGGGCTCCAACGACGGCCATGTCGCGATCTACCAGGGCATCAGCCAGGATCTGGCCTGGATCAAGCTCAACAAGGTCCATGAGGACCACCGCGAGATCGAACTCAAGTACCTCCCGGCCGACCAGCGCGGCCGTGTGGAGGACACCATCACGGTCAGCGGACTGGACCAGGCCCGGGACAAGACCAAGGACCTCGCCACCCTCGCCAGCGCCTGCAAGAAGGCCGATGCCCAGGAGAAGGCCGAGGAGAGCCAGAAGGACCTCACCGGCGGCGACAAGGGCAAGGGCGACAAGGCGCCCAGTGGCGGCGCCTCCAGCAGCGCCGACCCGTCCAGCAGCGGCAAGCCCGGGGACCAGAAGAACGAGAACCAGCTCGGAACGAACGCCGCCAAGGCCACGTCCAAGCCCACGCCGACGACGTCTCCCACTCCGAAGCCCGGCCCCACCCTCTCGGAGGAGGAGAAGAAGTTGGTCCCGCAGTGCAGCAGCACCCAGCAGTGA
- a CDS encoding FtsW/RodA/SpoVE family cell cycle protein, which translates to MSSSTTNTTTISTAGPPSRRNTELAMLVFAVIIPVFAYANAGLALSDEMPSGMLSYGLGLGLLAAVGHLVVRKFAPYADPLLLPIATLLNGLGLVLIWRLDQSRRLAQRAKDAGMAFSPSAPNQLIYSALGVALFVGVLILLKDHRILQRYTYISMVVALILLILPMFFPARFGARIWITLGSFSIQPGEFAKIIIAVFFSGYLMVKRDALALASRRFMGLYLPRGRDLGPILVVWGMSILILVFETDLGTSLLFFGLFVVMLYVATERTSWIVFGLLMSAAGAVGVATFEPHVQSRVDAWLQPFEVAKNGGSDQIAQALMAFGSGGVFGTGLGQGNSDLIGFAANSDFILATVGEELGLAGTMGLLLLYGLIVERGVRTALAARDPFGKLLAIGLSAAFAIQVFVVAGGVMGLIPLTGMTMPFIAQGGSSVIANWALVAILIKVSDTARRPAPAPAPTTDAEMTQVVRP; encoded by the coding sequence ATGAGCAGTAGTACGACCAACACGACGACGATCAGTACGGCCGGACCGCCGAGCAGGCGGAACACCGAGCTGGCCATGCTCGTCTTCGCGGTGATCATTCCGGTCTTCGCCTACGCCAACGCGGGCCTGGCGCTCAGCGACGAGATGCCCTCCGGCATGCTCAGCTACGGCCTCGGGCTCGGTCTGCTGGCCGCCGTCGGCCATCTGGTGGTCCGGAAGTTCGCGCCGTACGCGGACCCGCTGCTGCTGCCGATCGCCACGCTCCTCAACGGGCTGGGTCTGGTGCTGATCTGGCGGCTGGACCAGTCCAGGCGGCTGGCCCAGCGGGCGAAGGACGCCGGCATGGCCTTCTCGCCCTCGGCCCCCAACCAGCTCATCTACTCGGCACTGGGCGTCGCCCTCTTCGTCGGTGTCCTGATCCTGCTCAAGGACCACCGCATCCTCCAGCGCTACACCTACATCTCCATGGTCGTGGCGCTGATCCTGCTGATCCTTCCGATGTTCTTCCCGGCGCGCTTCGGCGCCCGCATCTGGATCACCCTCGGCAGCTTCTCCATCCAGCCCGGTGAGTTCGCCAAGATCATCATCGCCGTGTTCTTCTCCGGCTATCTGATGGTCAAGCGGGACGCGCTCGCCCTGGCCAGCCGCCGCTTCATGGGGCTGTACCTGCCGCGCGGCCGCGACCTCGGCCCGATCCTGGTGGTCTGGGGGATGAGCATCCTCATCCTGGTGTTCGAGACCGACCTGGGCACCTCGCTGCTGTTCTTCGGCCTCTTCGTCGTGATGCTGTACGTCGCCACCGAGCGCACCAGCTGGATCGTCTTCGGTCTGCTGATGTCCGCGGCCGGCGCGGTCGGCGTCGCCACCTTCGAGCCGCACGTCCAGTCGCGTGTGGACGCCTGGCTCCAGCCCTTCGAGGTGGCCAAGAACGGAGGCAGTGACCAGATCGCCCAGGCGCTGATGGCCTTCGGCTCCGGCGGCGTCTTCGGCACCGGCCTCGGCCAGGGCAACTCCGACCTCATCGGCTTCGCCGCCAACTCCGACTTCATCCTGGCCACCGTCGGCGAGGAACTCGGGCTCGCGGGCACCATGGGGCTCCTGCTGCTCTACGGCCTGATCGTGGAGCGCGGTGTGCGCACCGCCCTCGCCGCCCGGGACCCGTTCGGCAAGCTGCTGGCCATCGGCCTGTCCGCGGCCTTCGCCATCCAGGTCTTCGTCGTTGCCGGCGGTGTGATGGGCCTCATCCCGCTGACCGGTATGACCATGCCGTTCATCGCGCAGGGTGGTTCGTCCGTCATCGCCAACTGGGCACTCGTCGCCATTCTGATCAAGGTCAGCGACACCGCGCGCCGCCCGGCGCCGGCGCCCGCCCCCACCACTGACGCCGAGATGACCCAGGTGGTCCGACCGTGA
- a CDS encoding peptidoglycan D,D-transpeptidase FtsI family protein, with protein MNKPLRRIAIFCGLLVLALLVRDNWIQYVQADELKNHEGNHRVLIARYSQPRGNIIVDGQPITGSAETGGIDFKYKRTYKDGPMWAPVTGYASQAYDANQIEKIEDEILTGNDDRLFFNRTIDMITGKKQKGGDVITTLNRKAQEAAFEGLGDKKGAVAALDPRTGKILALASTPSYDPSKIAGATSKDKEAWLGLQPKKSKDDPMLNRALRQTYPPGSTFKVVTAAAALENGKYTDIDGPTDSPDPWKLPLSTQPLPNEGNIPCKNASLRQALRYSCNTVFGKLGDDLRQDKVREEAEKFGFNETIDTPVRAYASVYPEDMDRPGNAMSAIGQFDNRATPLQMAMVAAAVANDGKLMKPYMVDSLRAPNLNTIEQTDPEQMSQPLSSENAQKLQSMMETVVKEGTGTSAQIPDVTVGGKTGTAQHGVANSKNPYAWFISYAKGDDGSPVAVAVVIEGSNTLRGDIAGGKLAAPIAKNVMKAVLETERDK; from the coding sequence GTGAACAAGCCCCTGCGCCGAATCGCGATCTTCTGCGGACTCCTCGTCCTCGCCCTGCTGGTGCGGGACAACTGGATCCAGTACGTCCAGGCCGACGAGCTGAAGAACCACGAGGGAAACCACCGGGTTCTGATCGCCCGTTACAGCCAGCCGCGCGGCAACATCATCGTCGACGGCCAGCCGATCACCGGATCCGCCGAGACCGGTGGCATCGACTTCAAGTACAAGCGCACCTACAAGGACGGCCCCATGTGGGCGCCGGTCACGGGGTACGCCTCGCAGGCGTACGACGCCAACCAGATCGAGAAGATCGAGGACGAGATCCTCACGGGCAACGACGACCGCCTCTTCTTCAACCGGACGATCGACATGATCACCGGCAAGAAGCAGAAGGGCGGCGACGTGATCACCACCCTGAACCGCAAGGCCCAGGAGGCCGCGTTCGAGGGCCTCGGTGACAAGAAGGGCGCCGTCGCCGCGCTCGACCCGCGGACCGGCAAGATCCTCGCCCTCGCCTCCACCCCGAGCTACGACCCGTCGAAGATCGCGGGCGCCACCTCCAAGGACAAGGAGGCGTGGCTCGGGCTCCAGCCGAAGAAGTCCAAGGACGACCCGATGCTCAACCGGGCGCTCCGTCAGACCTACCCGCCCGGCTCGACCTTCAAGGTCGTCACCGCCGCGGCCGCGCTGGAGAACGGCAAGTACACCGACATCGACGGGCCGACCGACTCGCCGGACCCCTGGAAGCTCCCGCTGTCCACCCAGCCCCTGCCCAACGAGGGGAACATCCCCTGCAAGAACGCCTCGCTGCGGCAGGCACTCCGCTACTCCTGCAACACGGTCTTCGGCAAGCTCGGTGACGACCTCCGCCAGGACAAGGTGCGGGAGGAGGCGGAGAAGTTCGGCTTCAACGAGACGATCGACACCCCCGTCCGCGCCTACGCCAGCGTCTACCCCGAGGACATGGACCGTCCGGGCAACGCGATGTCGGCCATCGGCCAGTTCGACAACCGGGCCACCCCGCTCCAGATGGCGATGGTCGCCGCCGCGGTCGCCAACGACGGCAAGCTGATGAAGCCGTACATGGTCGACTCGCTGCGCGCCCCCAACCTCAACACCATCGAGCAGACCGACCCGGAGCAGATGAGCCAGCCGCTCAGCTCGGAGAACGCCCAGAAGCTCCAGAGCATGATGGAGACCGTGGTCAAGGAGGGCACCGGCACCAGCGCCCAGATCCCGGACGTCACGGTCGGTGGCAAGACCGGCACCGCGCAGCACGGCGTCGCCAACAGCAAGAACCCCTATGCGTGGTTCATCTCCTACGCCAAGGGGGACGACGGCTCGCCGGTCGCGGTCGCGGTCGTCATCGAAGGGTCCAACACCCTCCGCGGCGACATCGCCGGTGGCAAGCTGGCCGCGCCGATCGCCAAGAACGTGATGAAGGCCGTACTGGAAACCGAGCGCGACAAGTGA